The nucleotide window CCAGCTTCCAGGTGTTACCTTCAGGCTGTGCATGAGTTGCAAAAGTTTGTGTACCTAGAGGAAATTGGTCATTATAGATGGTAGCAACATATTGCATGTTGGCCGCCAGCGACGATACGGATGTTTGCCTGGCATTGAGATCCTGTGCTGACAGGTTGTGCCTGATTACTGCACCTTTAAATGGACGAAGTTCCATATGAGTTATCTTCCGGGATTGGCTACTACCTGACTCCTCCAGGTTGCTCCAGTTGAAGGTTACACCATTGGCTGTTACTTTATCCTCTGCAATCGAGTACAGAATATTATTTTCAACCGTTTCAAAGCTAAGCGTGGTCCAATCAGAGAATAAGCCATGCTGGCCTGAAGCTGCCCGTACCCGTACATGGTAAGTTTCTCCAAGGGGTAGCCGCCAGAAACTATGTTGATGGATGTCGCCATTAACTTCAATGTTTTCATTGATCACCGAAAAATCAGCCATACGCGACAGCTCCAGCTGAAATGCATCATAACCACCACCTGATGGCTGCCAGGTAAGGTTAACCCTGCCATCAGATATGGCATATTGCAGGTTGCTGACAGGCTCGGGCTGGAGCGGGGTCGATACTTCTTTCCGGCAGGAAAAAAGGGACACAAAAAGACATAGGTACAGCGCAAGGCTGTTTAATTTTAGATATTTCATATGTAAATCGTTTTGCTAAAAGTATCGCGAGCCGGCGGGCATTTCAATAGAGGAAATCGTGCAAGAAATGTAAATTATTCCTACATATTAAAACAAGATTAAGAAACCGGAATCTCCATTAGAAAACAGGATAAATATGCTGCGTTTGATTTGAGAAAAGATTGAAAAGGGCATATCGCGGCATTTGTTTTAGAGCAGATTTATAAAAACTAACACCTGATTTGATCTGCCGGGTGAACAAATAGGTCATAAGGCAGGACAAGGCAGGTTAGCAATGACGAAGCAATGTGCTAAGTTTATACCTATAATTAATACGGTTGCTGCAACTTCAGTGGTATAGCGCTTTAGGTTTATTTCCTGTGTCGTATAAAGCTGAGGATGCTTCAGTTACACATTATGTCAAACAACTGTTGATGCTTCAGAGGTGTGAGACAGTCAGTATAAAAAATATCAAAGAACAACGTTAAACAAAATAATAACTATGAAAGGGCTGATTTCACTATTGTTTTTTCTTGCATTTCGCTGTTTGGTTTATGGGCAAGCTGCCCTCTCAGATAGCAGCGTGTGCGCTGGTATATCATTGGAGACAATAGAAGCTACATCTTTTCTTGGCCGCTGTGATAGCAACAAAAAAATCCCGTTGATCATTCCAAAGGGTGAGACCTTCATCATTACCGCGGTGGATTCCTGTAAATCCCAATCGGCTACCCGATTCCTATATGTTATCCGGTACAAAAAAGATTTTTTTGTGGTAGATACTACATTGGTTAAAACAATAAATCCTAACGTCTTTAATCAATTCAGGTTAGTCAGAGATAAGTTTAAGTCTATGATGTATGGTGTATTTGCTGAGCATGTTCTTTTGAATCCACAGGATCTGGATAAGATCGATGAGGTAGATAAGAAGTTCCTCATTGCAACAATTGATATCATAAAGCGTCAAAAAAAACGGCTACTATCAGAGGGAAGTGACATAAACTAATGCTTATAAAGCATCCTATAAATGCTTCCGTTAAATACTAATTTCAGCGTCCCGGATCAGTCCCCCGCAGATACTGGTTCATCGGGCATTCACCTCCTATTCTTTTCATCTATTCTGCTGCTCAGGAAGGTAATGGCGGAGATATTGACCTAGGGAAAACACATTCAGGGTTCTATACCCTGTGTCCTATGCCATATACCAATTGTCAGTAGTTTTTACAGTATCCTCCTTCATCGGGCCGTTGTTTTATGGAAAGCAATTAGCTGGGTGAGTGGGTATGACTGTCAATTGAATAGTCTAACGTTATCACAGATTCCGGAATATTTTCAGATTTGGCTTTTAAGTTTGTAAAGTTGTGAAGTGTTAAATGTCGTCAGGCCCCGATAAAGAAACCTTTAACAGATATTGCCGGTTTTTCATAACAATATGTATAGTTTTTGCAGGCAGCCGTTAACGTCGAAACACTTCAATCCATTAAAAAAGTATAAAAACGAGAGATTACAAAATATTCTAAAATGCAACGATTGAAATTACATGCTATAGGTTTATTCGCAGCTTGTTCCTTAGTTCAGCCATGTTTTTGCCAGACAGGAACACAGAAAGAAGTGGCCGGTATAACACAAACCAATGCAACCACCAGCAGGGCAGCTGAAATAACTCAGAAACTAACAACACTTACTGAAAGTGACCGTTCCTCCATACAGGCTATATTGAATAATCATTTCGAGGCGCTTCAGGTCATATTTGACAACCGAAAAATTGCTATGAAAAAAGCTGAAGGGAGTACGACAGATAAAGAACTGGCCGCCGCCAGGCAGCAAACAGCCTGGAATGCAGCAGTCGGCCAATTAAATAAAGCTTACGTGAATTTTTTGGGCAGTATATCCCGGCACCTGGGCGAAGAACAGGTGGAGGAGTTAAAAGATTTGATGACCGAAGGCGGCCTGCAAAATGAGTTTGACAGGTTTTTGGTACTGTTGCCCGGTTTGAAAGAAGTACATAAGGCGCAAATTACAACCTACCTAAAAGAAGCAAGGGAAAATGCTATGGTGGCCGAAACTGCTGATGTGCGTAGTGATTGGTTTATTAAATATAGGGGTCGAGCCAATAATTACCTGGCCGCGGCCGGCTTTGATTTGCGTAAAGCAACTGAAGATCTGGAAGCCAGGGGAAGAGTGATCAAAAAATAATGATCTCCTTTTAATTGAAGTTAAAAATCATTTTTGTTATGTCTAGTATGTCAGGGAGGATCACGTTGTTCATATCGATTGTTTTTATTACAATATCAGGCCAGGCACAATCCTTTGATAGCAATTATATAAGTGTTGTTAATGACAGGGCTTTTAAAATTGCCCGGGAATTAAATATTGGAGATTCCACGAAGTTTTATATCGTAAGAGACAAAATTGCACGGCAATATATCAATGTAAGAGTACTGGATGAAAAGCTGGAAAAACAAATAAGTACCATCAAAACAAAGACGGCTCAGTCATCTTTGCTACAAACAGAATTGGAGGCAGTTCGTAATGAAGCAGGGAAGGAACGGAAAGCGATCAATGCTGCATTCGTTCAATCTTTATCAGAACAGCTCAATAGTCAGCAAATTGATAAAGTAAAGGACGGGCTTACATTCGGTTTGTTTCATGTAACCTATCATGTTTTTATGGATATGATCCCGTCTCTTAAAAAAGAAGAAGAGGCGTATATTTTCAATTCGTTAATAGAAGTACGGGATCTGGCAATGGCATCCGGATCCAGCAAGCTAAAAGAAACATTATTTGAAGAGTGCAGGGCAAAAATCAACAGCTATCTTACCACGAGGGGATATAACCTGAAACTAGAACGGAAGAACTGGTACACAAAAACGGATGCACTGGTAAAATAACGTTGGAAACATTACAGGCAAACACGGTTAATCAACAACACAATTATAAATTTTAATGAAAAAATCTATCTTCTGGCCGCTGGCAGCAGGACTGTTAATTTCTATGACGCCAGGTGTTAAGGGACAGAATGGTCTGCCGGCGAATCCTGATAAAGCGGTGTCAGGGCAAATTCCTCCACATCCGCCTGTACTTCCGGAGGATGCTATTCCGGCTTTTCCCGGTGCATGGGGAGGTGGTATGTATACCAAAGGAGGCCGTGGCGGTAAAGTTATTACTGTAACTAATGTTAATGATGCCGGCCCGGGAAGTCTTCGGGCTGCATTGGAATCTAAAGGTCCGCGGATTATCGTTTTTCGTGTGGCGGGCACCATAAAGTTGAAAGATGACCTTTTTGTCAACGACCCTTACGTGACGATTGCAGGTCAGTCAGCTCCCGGTGATGGCATTTGTATAGCAGGAACCCTTAATATCAATACGCATAACGTGATCATAAGGCATATCCGTGTACGTCGTGGCGTTTCAGAAGGCGGCCAGGGGGATGATAATATTGGAGGGTACCCCGAACATCACATTATTATAGATCATTGTTCAACCAGTTGGGGTATGGATGAAAATATTTCTCTTTACCGGTATATGGCGCCATCAAAAGACGGCAAAACAAAAATTAAAACCAGCATCAGGAACCTTACTATTCAGTGGACCATTTCGAGCGAGGCGCTTAATGCCAAGAACCATGCATTTGGGGGTACCTGGGGCGGCAACCCTGCTACCTTTCATCATAATTTGTTTGCGAGCAATACAGCCAGAAATCCATCCATTGGTATGTCTGGCCCCTTTGACTTCCGGTATAATGTTATCTTCAACTGGCGTCATCGCTCTATCGACGGGGGAGATGAAACCTCTACCATTAATATAATGAATAATTATTTCAAGCCCGGTCCTGCAACCCTGGATGATGTACGTGGGGCATTTGCGCGCCTGGAACTGCGTAATGGCCTGTCACCGGCTGGCAGTTTAACAAAGGGCACCTGGTATCCAAAAGAGGAACCAAGGCCTGGAAAATGGTATGTGGCCGGCAATATCATGGATGGAAATGAAGCTGCAACCGGCAACAACTGGTTTGCAATCCAGCGCACCAGGGAGCCTGGTAAAGGCGGCAATATCGACGGCGACGAGCTTAAAGCCCTGGCGAGGGTAAATACACCATTTGAAGCCTGGCCGG belongs to Niabella yanshanensis and includes:
- a CDS encoding DUF3826 domain-containing protein, with the translated sequence MQRLKLHAIGLFAACSLVQPCFCQTGTQKEVAGITQTNATTSRAAEITQKLTTLTESDRSSIQAILNNHFEALQVIFDNRKIAMKKAEGSTTDKELAAARQQTAWNAAVGQLNKAYVNFLGSISRHLGEEQVEELKDLMTEGGLQNEFDRFLVLLPGLKEVHKAQITTYLKEARENAMVAETADVRSDWFIKYRGRANNYLAAAGFDLRKATEDLEARGRVIKK
- a CDS encoding DUF3826 domain-containing protein, with the protein product MSSMSGRITLFISIVFITISGQAQSFDSNYISVVNDRAFKIARELNIGDSTKFYIVRDKIARQYINVRVLDEKLEKQISTIKTKTAQSSLLQTELEAVRNEAGKERKAINAAFVQSLSEQLNSQQIDKVKDGLTFGLFHVTYHVFMDMIPSLKKEEEAYIFNSLIEVRDLAMASGSSKLKETLFEECRAKINSYLTTRGYNLKLERKNWYTKTDALVK
- a CDS encoding polysaccharide lyase, with protein sequence MKKSIFWPLAAGLLISMTPGVKGQNGLPANPDKAVSGQIPPHPPVLPEDAIPAFPGAWGGGMYTKGGRGGKVITVTNVNDAGPGSLRAALESKGPRIIVFRVAGTIKLKDDLFVNDPYVTIAGQSAPGDGICIAGTLNINTHNVIIRHIRVRRGVSEGGQGDDNIGGYPEHHIIIDHCSTSWGMDENISLYRYMAPSKDGKTKIKTSIRNLTIQWTISSEALNAKNHAFGGTWGGNPATFHHNLFASNTARNPSIGMSGPFDFRYNVIFNWRHRSIDGGDETSTINIMNNYFKPGPATLDDVRGAFARLELRNGLSPAGSLTKGTWYPKEEPRPGKWYVAGNIMDGNEAATGNNWFAIQRTREPGKGGNIDGDELKALARVNTPFEAWPVAPHQTADVVYEAVLSKVGATLPRRDAVDRRVTEMVRTGKPLTETGIIKDIAEVGGYPTLTFKPSELAADTDGDGMSDAWELKYQLNPKNVKDAALDTDGDGYTNVEEFLNGTNPREKIDYRNLDNNIDTVS